The stretch of DNA GGGGCTGCACAGAGGCAGGGTGGAGGTGCTGCACACTTGTGGCTTCACAGTGGGGATTGTCCACACAGAGCGAGAAGACTTCTTCTTTGGCTTATCTGTCTTGTCTTTAACAGTGCCCGGGGATATGGTCTGGAGGAAAGTTAGGAAAGAGTATAAGTGAGATGAAGGATGTTTGAGATTCAGTGCCTGTCAATATGATGTTGCATCATTTCACCTCCTATATTTTGGATGGTTTAGCTTTCTTGAAATGTGGCTGTATGAGATACTGAAACAAAGTCAGTGCTGAGAGTGCTGTGTGCACCCTGTGCCATATGCTGCCTTCATGTGCTATCGGAATTATGGTAAATATGAGTTCCCAATGTGCAAAATGCACATGAACGCCCCCTCACGTTGTGAATTACAGTGGGAAATTGGGAGATAATTCTGATACCGAACTGAAGATAATCTTTGACATTTCAAGATGGTGGAAAGTAAGACAAGAActtgaaagaaacacactcatagTTCCGGTTTCACAAATTGGAAGTATCATCTTTCTGATAGCACGTGAAGGCAACATTATACCAGCTTCACTCATGAGAGCTttctctcactgaaaacatggctgtaaaGGGGACACaatcaaagtaaagtaaaaaggtGAGGAAAGAGTTTAGCCACTCAACAATAGGCTCTCTTCATAAAATCTTGTTAgccagccttttctgactggacaTGAGCGTTTGTAGGGGAGTATCAGTGATTACAGAGCCACACAAACAGAACGTTTGGAAAAAGCTAACTAATAGATAAATCAGGGAACATGTCAGTGAACATATCAGGGAAAATATtattaagatatcatagacttacatagatattgatttaatcaggttatccttttgttaagtggcaaaAATCTGTTTTGCTTGGTTTTTCACTGATAACCATGTATTCAATGAGCGGTGAttatgtgtcaatacctcatacaaaaAACtggatgataataataataatactaaataataaaaatgacaccTGAGGATTTCAGACGTGGTAAAAGCAAATCTGATCAAACAGATTGGACCAAGACTATAAAGATCCATGGCCTGTCACATTTGACCCTAAtccccttttttcccttttcccaTTTAGTATAATAAAAGCGACatacacagcagcacagagtgAAGCAGCTGAGCTTGGCAGCATTTTGTCCTGTCCCGGCATAACGGTTCTTCTTTGGCAGCAGCAGGATGAAGGACACAGCCAGAGACAGATGGTAGAAGCTGTGAACATAGGCGTAGTCCCACTCCTGCAAGGAAGAGGAAACATTACATCCTTCATGGATTGACTTCAGTTCAATCTCAGCACATCAGGACATCAGCTGCCTCACCCTTCAGAAACTTCATGTAGAAACTAATCAGTTGTCTATTTCAATATCCAATGAAGAAATCATGATCTCATCACTTTATGATCTTTATCTCTTAGGTAAGGTATATTCTGATGACTCACCTCAAAGAAGAAACGCAGCATCAGAGCAAGGGCACCGAAGCAGCAACCTGGACCGACCTGCTGCGTGTACACAGTCTTCTCTGGAAATACTGCCCGCAGCTGCTTCATCTTCTGCAGCTGAATATCAGGGCACACTAGGTTCATCATCACATCAACAGAACACCGGAATCAAGATGGCAACCACGAGTGCAGAAATTAAATAGTTCAAGGAGGGTCAAAAATACCAGATTCAACCTTGGCTGCCAGTTTTAAGGTCACTCACCCATTTGACAGTGATAATGAAGACGGCAGATCCAATCGGTCCAGAGTATATCCCATAGCCCCAGCGATCCTGATAGATCCTCACAGCAATGGTCAACACTCCAAACATGGTGATAGTGGAGCGCTGTGGTTCATCAAAATCACCCAGGGCTGGAAAACGGGTCATTAAACATTTTAGCAGGTCCTCGCAAATTCAAAAGGGTTTTTTCTAGGGTTATGACTTGGTTTTATgcttagggttagaattaggtgcAGGTTAGACATTTAGTTGAGACGGtaaaagttaaagctgcaggatTGAGTGGATTTTTGAGTTCAACCCCAGGACATTAAAATGATGATAGAGGataatggaattattgatcaataatattaaatatatgcTGCCTACCCAAGCTTTATGATTCTACAACTAGTCagcaagtctgtgtgtgtgtgtgtgtgtgtgcgtgtgtgtgtgtgtgggtatgtgtgcgtgcgagagagagagagtgagagagagagagagagagagagagagagaaagggaagcCAACAGTATGCACATcatatgaacacatttaaaaatgtatattaccAACAACTGTTGCAGGCTGGGTTGTTGGTGTTCAGGACAATGCATTCATTTCTATTAAT from Solea solea chromosome 8, fSolSol10.1, whole genome shotgun sequence encodes:
- the mymk gene encoding protein myomaker; translation: MGAYIAKMLLPTVSSLVFLPTASVAAKRGFHMEAMVYFFTMFFTAIYHACDGPGLSILCFMRYDILEYFSVYGTALSMWVTLIALGDFDEPQRSTITMFGVLTIAVRIYQDRWGYGIYSGPIGSAVFIITVKWLQKMKQLRAVFPEKTVYTQQVGPGCCFGALALMLRFFFEEWDYAYVHSFYHLSLAVSFILLLPKKNRYAGTGQNAAKLSCFTLCCCTISPGTVKDKTDKPKKKSSRSVWTIPTVKPQVCSTSTLPLCSPPPSIPVKGTSISKLKEMNGWK